One window of Candidatus Poribacteria bacterium genomic DNA carries:
- a CDS encoding PD-(D/E)XK nuclease family protein: MSGKQMALFEESEIQSGTESHKDIFSEWSYSRREMLEQCARKYYYQYYGSSLKKSNNDPQKENLHFSKNLQNRHLRTGSILHFVIRTYLNKLRRGEQWSLDRLLSWVRNIYREDIEYSRRYKRGTPLSDKKYPPTLLLEFYYGFPDAESLSTKAERRLIEALTNFVKSQNLEQFREGAGDTSAMIEKPIYLKEVHFTLRGTIDLAYWKGDRIVIVDWKIGSAGSSDDSLQMLAYAWWAKQEFKHPTNYITPCRVHLADNTVSTFNVSEKDLRRVEARILQDLERMWEADNYGRRALVEAFTPCTQPKICELCQFQEVCPKE; the protein is encoded by the coding sequence ATGTCTGGAAAACAGATGGCTCTATTTGAAGAAAGTGAGATCCAATCGGGTACTGAATCTCACAAAGATATCTTCTCGGAGTGGTCCTACTCTCGCCGCGAAATGTTAGAGCAATGTGCCCGGAAATACTATTATCAGTATTACGGATCCAGCTTAAAGAAATCTAATAACGATCCACAAAAGGAAAATCTCCACTTTTCAAAAAACTTGCAGAATCGACACTTACGAACAGGCAGCATACTGCACTTTGTCATCCGGACATATTTGAACAAACTTAGACGGGGAGAACAATGGTCGCTTGACCGTTTACTAAGTTGGGTCCGAAATATCTATCGTGAAGATATAGAGTACTCTCGAAGGTATAAGCGTGGAACTCCATTATCAGACAAAAAGTACCCTCCTACGTTGTTACTTGAGTTTTACTACGGTTTTCCGGATGCTGAGTCTCTTTCTACCAAAGCAGAAAGACGGCTCATTGAAGCATTGACAAATTTCGTAAAGAGCCAGAATCTTGAGCAATTCCGTGAAGGCGCGGGCGATACTTCAGCAATGATTGAGAAGCCTATTTATTTGAAAGAAGTCCATTTTACTTTGAGAGGAACAATAGATCTCGCCTACTGGAAGGGCGATAGGATTGTGATAGTTGATTGGAAAATTGGAAGTGCGGGTAGCAGTGATGATAGTTTGCAAATGCTCGCTTACGCGTGGTGGGCAAAACAAGAATTCAAACATCCAACGAATTATATAACACCTTGTCGAGTGCACTTGGCTGACAATACCGTATCAACGTTTAATGTGAGTGAGAAGGATCTAAGAAGGGTTGAAGCACGAATTCTTCAAGATTTAGAGCGGATGTGGGAAGCAGATAACTATGGGAGACGGGCACTTGTTGAGGCTTTCACCCCCTGTACTCAACCCAAGATTTGCGAACTGTGTCAATTTCAAGAAGTCTGCCCAAAGGAGTAA
- a CDS encoding helix-turn-helix transcriptional regulator: METKTFGQTLKEIRRGKGVTQRQLATAVGVDFSYISKVENDRMPPPAADTIVKICETLGVPPDELLAMTGKMPTPIKEAISENPAAQQFLREAQTMTLTDDEWVTLRQQLKKLR, translated from the coding sequence ATGGAAACCAAAACGTTTGGACAAACGCTCAAGGAAATAAGGCGCGGTAAAGGTGTAACTCAGCGTCAATTAGCAACTGCAGTAGGTGTGGATTTCTCTTACATCAGCAAAGTTGAAAATGACCGGATGCCACCACCTGCTGCCGATACCATCGTCAAAATCTGTGAAACACTTGGTGTACCCCCCGATGAACTGCTGGCAATGACAGGAAAAATGCCTACACCGATAAAGGAAGCGATCAGTGAGAACCCAGCTGCACAACAATTCCTACGCGAAGCGCAAACGATGACGCTCACAGATGATGAATGGGTAACTCTCAGACAGCAGCTCAAGAAGCTGCGATAG